A section of the Streptomyces xinghaiensis S187 genome encodes:
- a CDS encoding ATP-binding protein translates to MVGVSDTTGSPEPAVPLSFRPAEAVVPGTPSLNGHVAEWSFPAGPGTLRDARALTRATLREWRLNAVSDITVLLVSELVTNSLRYASGPIGVRMERTPNRTLVVEVSDPLPDPPLTRIAAPEDEGGRGLQLVAGVSHRWGARRGSSGKTVWFELVLSG, encoded by the coding sequence GTGGTCGGTGTGAGTGACACCACAGGGTCCCCCGAGCCGGCGGTCCCGCTGTCCTTCCGGCCCGCCGAGGCGGTGGTTCCCGGCACCCCTTCCCTGAACGGGCACGTGGCCGAATGGAGCTTCCCCGCCGGCCCGGGCACGCTGCGCGACGCCCGTGCGCTGACCCGCGCCACGCTGCGGGAGTGGCGGCTGAACGCTGTGAGCGATATCACCGTACTGCTGGTCAGTGAGTTGGTGACCAACTCGCTCCGCTACGCGAGCGGCCCGATCGGAGTCCGTATGGAACGCACCCCGAACCGTACTCTTGTGGTCGAAGTGTCCGACCCGCTGCCCGATCCGCCTCTGACGCGCATCGCCGCCCCGGAGGACGAGGGGGGCCGCGGGCTGCAACTCGTGGCCGGTGTCTCCCACCGCTGGGGTGCCCGCCGGGGCAGTTCGGGGAAGACGGTGTGGTTCGAGCTGGTCCTCTCCGGTTAG
- a CDS encoding SPOR domain-containing protein: MSDGGAVLPWLVIREDGNGNRYRVGSYATRAEAEKAAARLHRSGGEQLYVVERVARGS; this comes from the coding sequence ATGAGTGACGGCGGCGCGGTCCTCCCCTGGCTCGTCATACGCGAGGACGGCAACGGCAACCGCTACCGCGTCGGCAGTTACGCGACCCGCGCGGAGGCGGAGAAGGCCGCGGCCCGGCTCCACCGGTCCGGGGGTGAACAGCTGTACGTGGTCGAGCGCGTGGCCCGCGGCTCGTAG
- a CDS encoding GntR family transcriptional regulator, with amino-acid sequence MSFGEQPAYLRVAGDLRQKIVDGALAPHTRLPSQARIRAEYGVSDTVALEARKVLMAEGLVEGRSGSGTYVRERVEPRRITRTGYRSADDRTPFRQEQADERMRGTWESRSEQEAASPEVARRLGAEPGDRVMCTRYLYRSEGEPMMIVNSWEPLAVTGRTPVMLPEEGPLAGRGVVDRMAAIDVVVDNVQEEVGARPGLAEETVVLGGVPGRVVIVVSRTFFASGRAVETADVVIPADRYRLSYHLPVR; translated from the coding sequence GTGTCCTTCGGTGAGCAGCCCGCGTATCTCAGGGTCGCCGGCGACCTGCGGCAGAAAATCGTCGACGGTGCCCTGGCGCCGCACACCAGACTCCCCTCCCAGGCCCGCATCCGCGCGGAGTACGGCGTCTCCGACACCGTGGCGCTGGAGGCCCGCAAGGTGCTGATGGCCGAGGGGCTGGTGGAGGGCCGTTCGGGCTCGGGCACGTATGTACGGGAGCGCGTCGAGCCGCGCCGCATCACGCGGACCGGGTACCGCTCGGCGGACGACCGCACCCCCTTCCGGCAGGAGCAGGCCGACGAGCGGATGCGGGGCACGTGGGAGTCGCGCAGCGAGCAGGAGGCCGCGTCCCCCGAGGTCGCCCGGCGGCTCGGTGCCGAGCCGGGTGACCGGGTCATGTGCACGCGCTATCTCTACCGCTCCGAGGGGGAGCCGATGATGATCGTCAACTCCTGGGAGCCGCTGGCGGTCACCGGCCGCACGCCCGTGATGCTGCCCGAGGAGGGGCCGCTGGCCGGGCGCGGCGTGGTGGACCGGATGGCGGCGATCGACGTGGTGGTGGACAACGTCCAGGAGGAGGTCGGGGCCCGCCCGGGGCTCGCGGAGGAGACGGTGGTGCTGGGCGGGGTGCCCGGCCGGGTGGTCATCGTCGTCTCCCGGACATTCTTCGCCTCGGGCCGGGCGGTGGAGACGGCCGACGTGGTGATCCCGGCGGACCGCTACCGCCTCTCGTACCACCTCCCCGTCAGATGA
- a CDS encoding S8 family peptidase, with the protein MAVMRNPRQPRRLWRSPRPRLRALPSRPLVRPALAAGAALVLGAVWVLPAAAAPPAEGEILGAGGAGAVEDSYIVVLDEDAPAADSRQGRALAERYGGEIAETYDAALNGFALGLPERQARRLAAHPDVASVHRNRTVTTTATQPAPPSWGLDRLDQRELPLDSSYTYPDSAGEGVTAYVIDTGVRISHQDFGGRASYGYDAVDGDTSAGDGVGHGTHVAATIAGTEHGVAKKAEIVAVRVLDDNGSGTEAGVIAGIDWVTKNAVKPAVANLSLGGSASDALDAAVRGSIASGVTYVVAAGNSGADASTSSPARVAEAVTVGAVTKAGERSGFSNYGESVDLFAPGSSITSATNAGDTATDTASGTSMAAPHVAGAAALLLGDRPSAAPAEVSGTLVSSAVPGAVGNPGDGSPDRLLHIGGQAGGGGQGPAVTRFENTADLLIAGTAVTESAIAVSGVGDSAPADLGVDVDIRFAWSESLRIELVAPGGSVHVLKEAGPEGMGESTAHYTVDASGETADGVWKLRVHDPASATPGFLNSWALRF; encoded by the coding sequence ATGGCAGTGATGCGCAACCCCCGGCAGCCCCGGCGCTTATGGCGTTCCCCGCGCCCCCGGCTCCGCGCCCTCCCGAGCCGCCCATTGGTTCGTCCGGCCCTCGCGGCCGGCGCGGCCCTCGTCCTCGGCGCGGTCTGGGTCCTGCCCGCCGCGGCCGCACCGCCCGCGGAGGGCGAGATCCTCGGCGCAGGCGGCGCCGGAGCGGTCGAGGACAGCTACATCGTCGTGCTCGACGAGGACGCCCCCGCGGCGGACTCCCGGCAGGGCCGCGCGCTGGCGGAGCGGTACGGCGGCGAGATAGCCGAGACCTACGACGCCGCGCTCAACGGCTTCGCGCTCGGCCTGCCGGAGCGCCAGGCCCGGCGGCTGGCCGCCCATCCGGACGTCGCCTCGGTCCACCGCAACCGGACGGTCACCACGACGGCGACCCAGCCCGCCCCGCCCTCCTGGGGCCTGGACCGGCTCGACCAGCGCGAACTCCCCCTCGACTCCAGCTACACCTATCCCGACTCCGCCGGTGAGGGCGTCACCGCCTACGTCATCGACACCGGAGTCCGCATCAGCCACCAGGACTTCGGCGGCCGTGCCTCGTACGGCTACGACGCGGTCGACGGGGACACCTCCGCCGGCGACGGCGTCGGCCACGGCACCCATGTCGCCGCCACCATCGCCGGCACCGAGCACGGGGTGGCCAAGAAGGCCGAGATCGTCGCCGTCCGCGTCCTGGACGACAACGGCTCCGGCACCGAGGCGGGCGTCATCGCCGGTATCGACTGGGTGACGAAGAACGCCGTCAAGCCCGCCGTCGCCAACCTCAGCCTGGGGGGCAGCGCCAGCGACGCCCTGGACGCGGCGGTCCGGGGCTCCATCGCCTCCGGTGTGACCTATGTCGTGGCGGCCGGCAACTCCGGTGCGGACGCCTCCACTTCGTCCCCGGCGCGGGTGGCCGAAGCCGTGACGGTCGGCGCCGTCACGAAGGCGGGGGAGCGCTCCGGCTTCTCCAACTACGGCGAGAGCGTGGACCTCTTCGCCCCCGGCTCCTCCATCACCTCCGCCACGAACGCCGGTGACACGGCGACCGACACCGCGTCCGGCACCTCGATGGCCGCCCCGCATGTGGCGGGCGCCGCCGCGCTCCTGCTCGGCGACCGGCCCTCGGCCGCTCCGGCGGAGGTGTCCGGCACCCTCGTCTCGTCGGCGGTGCCCGGCGCCGTCGGCAACCCGGGCGACGGATCGCCGGACCGGCTGCTGCACATCGGCGGGCAGGCGGGCGGCGGCGGCCAGGGGCCGGCCGTCACGCGGTTCGAGAACACCGCCGACCTCCTCATCGCCGGCACGGCGGTCACCGAGTCCGCCATCGCCGTCTCCGGCGTCGGGGACAGCGCCCCGGCCGATCTGGGGGTCGACGTCGACATCCGGTTCGCGTGGAGCGAGAGTCTCCGGATCGAGCTGGTGGCCCCCGGCGGCTCCGTCCACGTGCTGAAGGAGGCCGGCCCCGAGGGGATGGGCGAGAGCACCGCCCACTACACGGTCGACGCCTCCGGTGAGACGGCGGACGGTGTGTGGAAGCTCCGTGTCCACGACCCGGCCTCCGCGACCCCCGGCTTCCTCAACTCCTGGGCCCTGCGGTTCTGA
- a CDS encoding twin-arginine translocase TatA/TatE family subunit has protein sequence MFGISEIALILIVVVVLLGAKKLPELARSMGKSARILKSEARAMKTGDGTGPGDGAAEPPAPRTIRAAPGDVISRTDGGPESGTTRT, from the coding sequence ATGTTCGGGATCAGCGAAATCGCCCTCATCCTCATCGTCGTCGTCGTGCTGCTCGGGGCCAAGAAGCTGCCCGAGCTGGCGCGTTCGATGGGGAAGTCGGCCCGCATCCTCAAGAGCGAGGCCAGGGCGATGAAGACGGGTGACGGAACCGGCCCCGGCGATGGCGCCGCGGAGCCGCCGGCGCCGCGCACCATCCGGGCCGCACCGGGGGACGTCATCTCCCGTACGGACGGCGGCCCGGAGAGCGGGACCACGCGGACGTGA
- a CDS encoding sporulation protein — translation MVFKRLLGTLGVGGPTVDTVLEDGAVPPGGVLRGQVLLRGGSADFEIEQITLELVARVEAEHEEGEREGTVPFERFTVGGGFRLAEGEERAVPFAVTLPWETPVTELHGQPLGVVLGVRTELAVAGAKDKGDLDALTVRPLPVQEAVLEALGGLGFGFTSADLELGRIHGTGQQLPFYQEIELSPAPQYAHAVNEIEVTFLAGPAGVEVVLEADKRGGLFSGGHDALSRHTVGHDEAGARDWQAEADSWIRQLVENRAAYGAPAPYGQAYGHGGPYGGGDAHKDGHHHGGHGSGPGMGTAIAAGAAGLAVGVAGGLVAAEVVDEIGDAFEGEEEDEEG, via the coding sequence ATGGTGTTCAAACGACTGCTCGGAACGCTCGGTGTCGGCGGACCGACCGTGGACACGGTTCTGGAGGACGGCGCCGTGCCGCCCGGCGGGGTCCTGCGCGGACAGGTCCTGCTGCGGGGCGGGAGCGCGGACTTCGAGATCGAGCAGATCACGCTGGAGCTGGTCGCCCGGGTCGAGGCGGAGCACGAGGAGGGCGAGCGGGAGGGCACCGTCCCCTTCGAGCGCTTCACGGTGGGCGGCGGCTTCCGGCTCGCGGAGGGCGAGGAGCGTGCCGTCCCGTTCGCCGTGACGCTGCCCTGGGAGACCCCCGTCACCGAGCTCCACGGACAGCCGCTGGGCGTGGTCCTGGGCGTGCGCACCGAACTGGCGGTGGCGGGGGCGAAGGACAAGGGCGACCTCGACGCGCTGACGGTCCGTCCGCTGCCGGTCCAGGAGGCCGTGCTGGAAGCCCTCGGCGGGCTCGGTTTCGGATTCACCTCCGCCGACCTGGAGCTGGGCCGCATCCACGGCACGGGGCAGCAACTGCCGTTCTACCAGGAGATCGAGCTCTCCCCCGCCCCGCAGTACGCGCACGCGGTGAACGAGATCGAGGTGACCTTCCTCGCCGGGCCCGCCGGGGTAGAGGTCGTGCTGGAGGCCGACAAGCGCGGCGGGCTCTTCTCCGGCGGCCACGACGCCCTGAGCCGCCACACCGTCGGGCACGACGAGGCCGGGGCGCGCGACTGGCAGGCCGAGGCCGACTCCTGGATCCGGCAACTCGTCGAGAACCGGGCCGCGTACGGGGCCCCCGCGCCGTACGGCCAGGCGTACGGCCACGGCGGCCCGTACGGAGGCGGGGACGCGCACAAGGACGGCCACCACCACGGCGGCCACGGTTCCGGCCCCGGCATGGGCACCGCCATCGCGGCCGGCGCGGCCGGCCTGGCCGTCGGGGTCGCCGGCGGCCTGGTGGCCGCCGAGGTCGTCGACGAGATCGGTGACGCCTTCGAGGGCGAGGAGGAGGACGAGGAGGGCTGA
- a CDS encoding tellurite resistance TerB family protein, with translation MALWDRIKESAQTMQTQLEAKKNDLKSGAFRDASMAMCALVAAADGTIDPAERRRVAQLITSNDVLRNFPAEDLQRRFDANLDKLTADFDFGKVGVLQEIAKAKKKPAEARAVVQIGIVIGGADGDFDKTEQAVVREACYTLDLPPHEFDL, from the coding sequence ATGGCTCTGTGGGACCGCATCAAGGAATCCGCCCAGACGATGCAGACGCAGCTGGAGGCGAAGAAGAACGACCTGAAGAGCGGCGCGTTCCGCGACGCGAGCATGGCGATGTGCGCTCTGGTCGCGGCGGCCGACGGGACGATCGACCCGGCCGAGCGCCGGCGTGTCGCCCAGCTCATCACGAGCAACGACGTCCTGCGGAACTTCCCCGCCGAGGACCTCCAGCGCCGCTTCGACGCCAACCTGGACAAGCTCACCGCGGACTTCGACTTCGGCAAGGTCGGCGTCCTCCAGGAGATCGCCAAGGCGAAGAAGAAGCCCGCCGAGGCCCGCGCCGTCGTCCAGATCGGCATCGTCATCGGCGGCGCCGACGGCGACTTCGACAAGACCGAGCAGGCCGTCGTCCGCGAGGCCTGCTACACCCTCGACCTGCCGCCCCACGAGTTCGACCTCTGA
- a CDS encoding M56 family metallopeptidase has product MGVFVFLPLVLPLTAWPIARLAEQHLHPRAATLLLTGAAAVLAVCSTLCLALLMVVGTAQLPGNPLPDGWSDPEVREAVPYDEVLGVAAIPVLNAVAGGCALTLWRHHRMRRRLRRALDGLPGSQVAVLPDETPYAHALPGGRGRIVVSAGMLAALRPRERRALFAHERVHLAARHHRYLLLVQLAARANPFLRPLRTAVLYGAERWADEEAARTVGDRRLVARAIGKAALVSAPAPAPAFPGFASPGPVPRRVRALLAPAPPARVWPPARTAAGLAAWAAAMGTAASAFSSANAAVALFLVLQAATPL; this is encoded by the coding sequence ATGGGCGTCTTCGTCTTCCTGCCCCTGGTGCTGCCGCTGACGGCCTGGCCCATCGCCCGGCTGGCCGAGCAGCACCTCCATCCCCGCGCGGCCACCCTGCTGCTGACCGGCGCCGCCGCCGTCCTGGCGGTGTGCAGCACCCTCTGCCTGGCTCTGCTCATGGTCGTCGGCACCGCCCAACTGCCGGGCAACCCGCTGCCGGACGGCTGGTCCGATCCGGAGGTGCGGGAGGCCGTCCCCTATGACGAGGTCCTGGGGGTCGCGGCCATTCCCGTGCTCAACGCCGTGGCCGGGGGCTGCGCACTGACACTCTGGCGCCACCACCGGATGCGGCGCCGCCTCCGGCGCGCCCTGGACGGGCTGCCCGGCTCCCAGGTGGCCGTCCTGCCCGACGAGACGCCGTACGCCCACGCGCTGCCCGGCGGGCGGGGCCGCATCGTGGTGTCCGCGGGCATGCTGGCCGCTCTTCGGCCCCGGGAGCGCCGGGCCCTGTTCGCCCATGAGCGGGTCCATCTGGCGGCCCGGCACCACCGCTATCTGCTGCTGGTCCAGCTGGCGGCCCGGGCCAACCCCTTTCTGCGGCCCCTGCGGACCGCGGTCCTCTACGGGGCCGAGCGCTGGGCCGACGAGGAGGCGGCGCGCACCGTCGGGGACCGGCGCCTGGTGGCCCGCGCCATCGGGAAGGCCGCGCTGGTCTCCGCTCCGGCGCCCGCGCCGGCCTTCCCGGGCTTCGCCTCGCCGGGGCCCGTGCCCCGCAGAGTCCGGGCGCTGCTGGCCCCGGCCCCGCCGGCCCGCGTCTGGCCGCCGGCGCGCACGGCCGCCGGGCTGGCCGCCTGGGCCGCGGCCATGGGCACCGCGGCCTCCGCCTTCTCCTCGGCGAACGCGGCCGTGGCGCTGTTCCTCGTCCTCCAGGCGGCGACCCCGCTGTGA
- a CDS encoding BlaI/MecI/CopY family transcriptional regulator, with product MAEPDSGGSRPRRRGQGELEAQVLSVLREAPGPATAGWVLDRLGGGLAYTTVITILTRLHAKEAVTRERSGRSFAWRASSDGAGLAALRMRRVLDGETDREAVLASFVTALPPDDERLLRELLDREAGAPDGR from the coding sequence ATGGCGGAACCGGACAGCGGCGGTTCACGGCCGCGGCGGCGGGGACAGGGCGAGCTGGAGGCCCAGGTGCTGTCCGTACTGCGCGAGGCACCCGGACCCGCGACCGCCGGCTGGGTGCTGGACCGGCTCGGCGGAGGGCTGGCCTACACCACCGTGATCACCATCCTCACCCGGCTGCACGCCAAGGAGGCCGTCACCCGGGAGCGGTCCGGCCGCTCCTTCGCCTGGCGGGCGTCCTCCGACGGGGCGGGGCTCGCGGCGCTGCGCATGCGCCGGGTCCTGGACGGCGAGACGGACCGGGAAGCGGTGCTGGCGAGCTTCGTCACCGCGCTGCCGCCCGACGACGAGCGGCTGCTGCGGGAACTCCTGGACCGGGAAGCCGGCGCACCGGACGGCCGGTGA
- a CDS encoding PucR family transcriptional regulator: MFPTVADVLAMPELRQGDPEVVAAAEAVTRRVRWVHCVELPEVAPLLRGSELVLATGIALPADAAGLDRYVRELSRAGAAGLVVELGRRWTGELPGSLVSACEREKLPLAVLHREVRFVSVTQAVGEQVVDAQVLELRAAGQIHDAFTALSMAEAGPADILAEAARLAGCPVVLESFHHQILGYHTGGLPASDLLHDWEDRSRRIRIGERTGYDHRAGRLVTVVGSRGDDWGRLVLVTPQPPPHRHLVLVERAAAALALHRLHARHRDGVERQAHHALLTALRDRPVDDELIGRCAEAGVPLTGRALLGLAARPVVQRRRRTYVAADALTALADSLVVTLRQRGVPALVAVESDDVVALLAPPAGADTDALLAAVAAGTGSPGETVLAVGETVRRPRDAGRSLAEARHVAASLRPGGPSRPHHRLADVHLAGLLHLLSGDDRLTRFVQREIGALLDHDAGHGTALYEVLRAVLATGDKTAAAAALHISRPVLYDRIARVERILGRDLSDPATRTSLHVAVLAHGTPPDR; the protein is encoded by the coding sequence GTGTTCCCGACCGTCGCCGACGTCCTGGCCATGCCCGAACTGCGCCAGGGCGACCCGGAGGTGGTGGCCGCCGCGGAGGCGGTGACCCGCCGGGTGCGGTGGGTGCACTGCGTGGAACTCCCGGAGGTCGCGCCCCTGCTGCGCGGCAGCGAACTCGTGCTGGCCACCGGCATCGCCCTGCCCGCCGACGCCGCCGGCCTCGACCGCTACGTCCGCGAACTCAGCCGCGCCGGGGCCGCCGGCCTGGTCGTGGAGCTCGGCCGGCGCTGGACGGGCGAGCTGCCCGGCTCGCTCGTCTCCGCCTGCGAACGGGAGAAACTGCCGCTGGCCGTCCTCCACCGGGAGGTGCGCTTCGTCAGCGTCACCCAGGCCGTCGGCGAGCAGGTCGTGGACGCCCAGGTGCTGGAGCTGCGCGCCGCCGGGCAGATCCACGACGCCTTCACCGCCCTCAGCATGGCCGAGGCCGGACCGGCCGACATCCTCGCCGAGGCGGCGCGCCTCGCCGGGTGCCCCGTGGTGCTGGAGTCCTTCCACCACCAGATCCTCGGCTACCACACCGGCGGCCTGCCCGCCTCGGACCTGCTGCACGACTGGGAGGACCGCTCCCGCCGCATCCGGATCGGCGAGCGCACCGGCTACGACCACCGCGCCGGCCGGCTGGTCACCGTGGTCGGCTCCCGCGGCGACGACTGGGGCCGGCTCGTGCTCGTCACCCCGCAGCCGCCCCCGCACCGCCACCTCGTCCTCGTCGAACGCGCCGCCGCGGCCCTCGCGCTGCACCGGCTGCACGCCCGCCACCGGGACGGCGTCGAACGCCAGGCGCACCACGCCCTGCTCACCGCGCTCCGCGACCGCCCGGTGGACGACGAACTGATCGGCCGCTGCGCCGAGGCGGGCGTGCCGCTGACCGGCCGCGCGCTGCTGGGCCTCGCCGCCCGGCCCGTCGTCCAGCGCCGCCGCCGGACGTACGTCGCCGCCGACGCCCTGACCGCGCTGGCGGACTCCCTCGTGGTGACGCTGCGCCAGCGCGGGGTGCCGGCCCTGGTCGCCGTCGAGTCCGACGACGTCGTCGCCCTCCTCGCCCCGCCCGCGGGCGCGGACACCGATGCCCTCCTCGCCGCGGTCGCCGCCGGCACCGGCTCCCCCGGGGAGACCGTCCTGGCCGTGGGGGAGACGGTGCGGCGGCCCCGGGACGCCGGGCGCTCCCTGGCCGAGGCCCGGCACGTGGCCGCGTCGCTGCGCCCCGGCGGCCCGTCCCGTCCCCACCACCGCCTGGCGGACGTGCATCTGGCGGGACTGCTCCACCTGCTCTCCGGGGACGACCGGCTCACCCGCTTCGTCCAGCGGGAGATCGGGGCGCTGCTCGACCACGACGCCGGACACGGCACCGCTCTGTACGAGGTGCTGCGCGCGGTGCTGGCGACGGGCGACAAGACGGCGGCCGCCGCCGCGCTGCACATCTCCCGGCCGGTGCTCTACGACCGCATCGCGCGCGTCGAGCGCATCCTCGGCCGGGACCTGTCCGACCCCGCGACGCGCACGTCCCTGCACGTCGCGGTGCTGGCCCACGGGACGCCGCCGGACCGGTGA
- a CDS encoding CoA-acylating methylmalonate-semialdehyde dehydrogenase, translating to MTDTQQRITHWIDGRPWTGTPERTGEVFDPATGSVTARVDLAGAATVDEAVASARGAFAAWRRTSLSRRTAVLFAFRRLLAERAGEVAAAITAEHGKVLDDAAGEVQRGLEVVEFACGIPHLLRGGHTAGVSTGVDVHAVRQPLGVTAVISPFNFPAMVPLWFVPVAIACGNSVVLKPSEKDPSASLLLARLWSEAGLPDGVLTVVQGDKEAVDRLLTHEDVASVSFVGSTPVARYVYETASAHGKRVQALGGAKNHMVVLPDADLDLAADAAVNAGFGSAGERCMAVSALVAVEPVADALVARIAERIAGLRVGDGRRGCDMGPLVTAAHRDRVAGYVEAGVAAGAELVADGRTHPVDGDADGFWLGPTLFDRVTPDMSVYTDEIFGPVLSVLRADSYDAALALVNGSPYGNGAAIFTNDGGAARRFEEEAEAGMVGINVPIPVPVSSYSFGGWKDSLFGDTHAYGPDGVHFFTRTKTVTTRWPDPRHRGIDLGFPQND from the coding sequence ATGACCGACACACAGCAGCGCATCACCCACTGGATCGACGGCAGGCCGTGGACCGGCACGCCGGAACGCACCGGGGAGGTCTTCGACCCGGCGACCGGCTCCGTGACCGCGCGGGTGGACCTGGCCGGCGCGGCCACCGTGGACGAGGCCGTCGCGTCCGCCCGCGGAGCCTTCGCCGCATGGCGCCGCACCTCGCTGTCCCGGCGCACGGCGGTCCTCTTCGCGTTCCGCCGGCTGCTCGCCGAGCGGGCCGGGGAGGTGGCCGCGGCCATCACCGCCGAGCACGGCAAGGTGCTCGACGACGCGGCGGGAGAGGTGCAGCGGGGCCTGGAGGTCGTGGAGTTCGCCTGCGGCATCCCGCACCTGCTCCGGGGCGGGCACACCGCGGGCGTCTCGACCGGGGTGGACGTGCACGCGGTGCGGCAGCCCCTCGGCGTGACGGCGGTCATCTCGCCGTTCAACTTCCCGGCGATGGTCCCGCTCTGGTTCGTCCCGGTGGCGATCGCCTGCGGCAACAGCGTCGTCCTCAAGCCGAGCGAGAAGGACCCGTCCGCCTCGCTGCTCCTGGCCCGGCTGTGGAGCGAGGCGGGCCTGCCGGACGGCGTCCTCACCGTGGTGCAGGGCGACAAGGAGGCCGTGGACCGGCTGCTGACGCACGAGGACGTGGCCTCGGTGTCCTTCGTCGGCTCCACACCGGTCGCCCGGTACGTGTACGAGACGGCGAGCGCCCACGGCAAGCGGGTGCAGGCGCTGGGCGGGGCGAAGAACCACATGGTGGTCCTGCCGGACGCCGATCTGGACCTCGCCGCGGACGCCGCCGTCAACGCCGGTTTCGGCTCGGCGGGCGAGCGGTGCATGGCCGTCAGCGCGCTGGTGGCCGTGGAACCGGTCGCGGACGCGCTGGTGGCCCGGATCGCCGAGCGCATCGCCGGTCTGCGGGTCGGCGACGGCCGGCGCGGCTGCGACATGGGGCCGCTGGTCACCGCGGCGCACCGGGACCGGGTGGCCGGCTATGTGGAGGCGGGCGTTGCCGCCGGCGCGGAGCTGGTGGCCGACGGCCGGACCCATCCCGTCGACGGGGACGCGGACGGCTTCTGGCTCGGCCCGACCCTCTTCGACCGCGTCACCCCGGACATGTCCGTCTACACCGACGAGATCTTCGGCCCGGTGCTGTCCGTGCTGCGCGCGGACTCGTACGACGCGGCACTGGCCCTGGTCAACGGCAGCCCCTACGGCAACGGCGCCGCGATCTTCACGAACGACGGCGGCGCCGCCCGCCGCTTCGAGGAGGAGGCGGAGGCCGGGATGGTCGGGATCAACGTGCCCATCCCGGTACCGGTCTCCTCGTACTCCTTCGGCGGCTGGAAGGACTCGCTGTTCGGTGACACGCACGCCTACGGCCCCGACGGCGTGCACTTCTTCACCCGGACCAAGACCGTGACCACCCGCTGGCCCGATCCGCGGCACCGCGGCATCGACCTCGGCTTCCCGCAGAACGACTGA
- a CDS encoding aminotransferase class III-fold pyridoxal phosphate-dependent enzyme, producing MNTRHDALQDAAAHHLMLHFSAQRIDDLLVLERGEGPYVFDTRGKRYIDALSSLFCSQLGYSYGAEMAEAATAQLTRLAFNTTWGTAHPPAIELAERLTALAPEGMTRVFFTSGGSEAVEAAWKIAREYHLANGEPRRTKAIARKTAYHGVTLGALSFTGLPRFKEPFGRAPVDVTHVSATNAFRAPDGGDPAAFRTRLLAEVEDAIIAAGPDEVALIIAEPVQNAGGCFTPPPGYWRGLRALADRYGALLMADEVITGCGRLGEWFGIAREGVTPDLVSLAKGLTSAYAPMGAVVVAERVAAALTGTGRPLRHGVTFGGHPLSAAVALRNIEIFERDGVLENVRALSPYLESRLAGLRSLPIVGDVRGAGFFWALELVKDEADTRFDAAERDRLLRGVLPRRLREAGIIARPDDRGDSVLQIAPPLICDRGVLDEIVDGLAEVLTDVLTDAV from the coding sequence GTGAACACCCGGCACGACGCGCTGCAGGACGCCGCGGCGCACCACCTGATGCTGCACTTCTCGGCGCAGCGCATCGACGATCTGCTCGTCCTCGAACGCGGTGAGGGGCCGTATGTCTTCGACACCCGCGGCAAGCGCTACATCGACGCCCTGTCCAGCCTGTTCTGCTCCCAGCTGGGCTACTCCTACGGCGCCGAGATGGCCGAGGCCGCGACCGCGCAGCTCACCCGGCTGGCGTTCAACACCACGTGGGGCACCGCGCACCCGCCCGCGATCGAGCTGGCCGAGCGCCTCACCGCGCTGGCACCCGAGGGCATGACCCGGGTGTTCTTCACCTCCGGCGGCTCGGAGGCCGTGGAGGCGGCGTGGAAGATCGCACGCGAGTACCACCTGGCGAACGGGGAGCCGCGGCGCACGAAGGCCATAGCCCGGAAGACCGCCTACCACGGGGTCACCCTGGGCGCGTTGTCGTTCACCGGGCTGCCGCGGTTCAAGGAGCCGTTCGGGCGGGCGCCCGTGGACGTGACGCACGTGTCCGCCACCAACGCGTTCCGGGCGCCCGACGGCGGCGATCCGGCGGCCTTCCGCACCCGCCTGCTGGCCGAGGTGGAGGACGCGATCATCGCCGCGGGCCCCGACGAGGTGGCGCTGATCATCGCCGAGCCGGTGCAGAACGCAGGCGGCTGCTTCACCCCGCCGCCCGGCTACTGGCGCGGGCTGCGCGCACTGGCCGACCGGTACGGGGCGCTGCTCATGGCGGACGAGGTCATCACCGGCTGCGGGCGGCTCGGCGAGTGGTTCGGCATCGCGCGGGAGGGCGTCACCCCGGACCTCGTGAGCCTGGCCAAGGGGCTCACGTCCGCGTACGCGCCGATGGGCGCCGTCGTCGTGGCGGAGCGGGTCGCGGCCGCGCTCACCGGCACCGGGCGGCCCCTGCGGCACGGCGTCACCTTCGGCGGGCATCCGCTGTCGGCGGCCGTCGCGCTGCGCAACATCGAGATCTTCGAGCGGGACGGCGTGCTGGAGAACGTGCGCGCGCTGAGCCCGTACCTGGAGAGCCGGCTGGCCGGGCTGCGGTCCCTGCCGATCGTCGGCGACGTGCGCGGCGCGGGCTTCTTCTGGGCCCTGGAGCTGGTCAAGGACGAGGCGGACACCCGCTTCGACGCCGCGGAACGGGACCGGCTGCTGCGCGGCGTGCTGCCCCGGCGGCTGCGCGAGGCGGGGATCATCGCCCGGCCCGACGACCGGGGCGACAGCGTGCTGCAGATCGCGCCGCCGCTGATCTGCGACCGCGGAGTACTGGACGAGATCGTCGACGGTCTCGCGGAGGTCCTCACGGACGTGCTCACGGACGCTGTGTGA